The following coding sequences lie in one Nitrospirota bacterium genomic window:
- a CDS encoding ferredoxin, translating into MRPVVDEELCIGCGNCAEICPAVFQLIDEKSKVIDPDACEFAGCCEAAEENCPVDAITIEED; encoded by the coding sequence ATGAGACCCGTTGTTGACGAGGAATTGTGTATCGGCTGCGGCAATTGCGCGGAAATATGCCCTGCGGTTTTTCAGCTTATTGACGAAAAGTCAAAGGTGATCGATCCTGATGCCTGCGAGTTTGCCGGCTGCTGCGAGGCGGCCGAGGAGAATTGCCCCGTAGACGCCATAACGATCGAAGAGGACTGA